A stretch of Microbacterium sp. LWH3-1.2 DNA encodes these proteins:
- a CDS encoding FtsK/SpoIIIE domain-containing protein, with product MRSPVPSTSATGAVLDDEPLALPGAWTPPPRPPLPLVAAIVPVVGAVALWLVTGSLFSLWFALLGPLIAAATMLDARRAARRDGRRAAADAVRARDEVAAAVAARHDGERAQLWARHPDVARLVTREGEIWRGGRDARLVIGEGERASVVRVTGGDGDPDAAELRRRAARVSGAPVTLPLAAGVVVVGGETLATAAQRALVLQACLAFAPDELRIVGPLGRGLDWMEALPHREGQGGSALAIVGPGGLVPADADLVIARGRPGEPLPPRCQAVLTISSPDVARLEHAGEVVPVRVEAISRGQAEEIAAELSARAERSLGLQRGAPEPIALAPLLAAVPAMSGGLAAAIGASRGEPVLVDLVADGPHAVVAGVTGSGKSELLITWILALCATRSTDEVTFLLADFKGGTAFDGLAGVPHVSGVITDLDGSGARRAIESLRAELRRREASIAAAGARDIGDPRVRLPRLVVVVDELAALLGDHPELHGLFADLAARGRALGIHLILGTQRAAGVIRDNLLANCPLRVSLRVTDAADSRALLGTDDAARLPGGVSGRGTAFVRRAGDASPQQVRIALSGPDDVAAAALRIGNGTPSRPWLPELPRLLTLGELIARPTAEPEAPPAGTVLLGLADEPERQRQPVAFLGGSDRALLVVGGPASGVSNVLDLIAAQLRGTAQRLPAHPEALWDAVAALHEELPRPGSAVLVDDLDTIPLRLPPEYAHVVMERIEGLVRRAGAAGMLVVAGAHRLSGPVSRVAELFPRRLVLPYPTRVDHASAGADPSTFDAAAPAGRGRLDGRTLQLAIAPLAPREPTVPDPEWMPLAPLTGVVARRSPAGRRALAAWEAHGDRVLAVDDYVADPGAAATARLVVVGEPDDWQRHWRLLADVRGDHDLVIDTSCASELRVLAGFRGVPPYCEPGAARAWLISAGADPVRIVLPS from the coding sequence ATGCGTTCGCCCGTTCCTTCCACCTCCGCGACCGGAGCTGTGCTCGACGACGAGCCGCTCGCCCTCCCGGGCGCCTGGACTCCTCCTCCGCGCCCGCCGCTGCCGCTCGTGGCCGCGATCGTCCCGGTGGTCGGCGCCGTCGCGCTGTGGCTGGTCACCGGCTCGCTGTTCTCCCTCTGGTTCGCGCTCCTCGGTCCGCTGATCGCCGCGGCGACGATGCTCGACGCGCGTCGCGCCGCCCGCCGCGACGGCCGTCGCGCCGCGGCCGACGCGGTGCGGGCACGCGACGAGGTCGCTGCGGCGGTGGCGGCGCGACACGACGGCGAACGAGCGCAGCTGTGGGCGCGGCATCCCGATGTCGCCCGCCTCGTCACCAGAGAGGGCGAGATCTGGCGCGGCGGGCGCGACGCGCGACTCGTGATCGGCGAGGGCGAGCGCGCGAGCGTCGTCCGCGTGACCGGGGGAGACGGCGACCCGGATGCTGCGGAGCTGCGTCGCCGCGCAGCTCGCGTTTCGGGGGCGCCGGTGACGCTCCCGCTCGCCGCGGGCGTCGTGGTCGTCGGGGGCGAGACTCTCGCGACCGCCGCGCAACGGGCGCTCGTCCTGCAGGCGTGCCTCGCCTTCGCGCCGGACGAGCTGCGCATCGTCGGGCCGCTCGGGCGAGGCCTCGACTGGATGGAGGCACTGCCACACCGCGAAGGTCAGGGCGGATCGGCGCTGGCGATCGTCGGACCCGGCGGGCTGGTCCCCGCCGACGCGGATCTGGTGATCGCGCGGGGCCGTCCCGGCGAACCGCTGCCGCCGCGGTGCCAGGCGGTGCTCACGATCTCGTCCCCCGACGTCGCGCGGCTCGAGCACGCCGGCGAGGTCGTGCCGGTGCGCGTCGAGGCGATCTCCAGAGGTCAGGCGGAGGAGATCGCGGCCGAGCTCTCCGCGCGCGCCGAGCGCAGCCTCGGACTGCAGCGCGGGGCGCCTGAGCCGATCGCGCTGGCTCCGCTGCTGGCTGCCGTGCCCGCCATGTCGGGAGGGCTGGCTGCGGCGATCGGCGCGAGCCGCGGCGAGCCGGTGCTCGTCGACCTCGTCGCCGACGGACCTCACGCGGTGGTCGCGGGGGTCACCGGGTCCGGCAAGAGCGAGCTGCTCATCACGTGGATCCTCGCGCTCTGCGCGACGCGGTCGACCGATGAGGTGACCTTCCTGCTCGCGGACTTCAAGGGCGGAACCGCGTTCGACGGGCTGGCGGGGGTTCCGCACGTCAGCGGGGTCATCACCGACCTCGACGGCTCGGGTGCTCGCCGCGCGATCGAGAGCCTGCGGGCCGAGCTGCGCCGCCGTGAGGCCTCCATCGCCGCTGCGGGCGCCCGCGACATCGGCGATCCGCGTGTGCGGCTGCCTCGGCTCGTGGTGGTCGTCGACGAGCTCGCCGCCCTGTTGGGCGATCACCCCGAGCTGCACGGGCTCTTCGCAGATCTCGCGGCACGCGGCCGTGCCCTCGGCATCCATCTCATCCTCGGCACACAGCGGGCGGCGGGCGTGATCCGCGACAACCTGCTGGCGAACTGCCCGCTGCGGGTCAGCCTTCGCGTCACCGACGCGGCCGACAGTCGGGCGCTGCTGGGGACGGACGACGCCGCACGACTGCCCGGCGGGGTGTCGGGGCGCGGGACGGCGTTCGTCCGTCGCGCCGGCGACGCGAGCCCGCAGCAGGTGCGCATCGCGCTGTCCGGCCCGGACGATGTGGCGGCCGCCGCGCTGCGGATCGGGAACGGCACACCGAGCAGGCCCTGGCTGCCCGAGCTGCCGAGACTGCTGACCCTCGGCGAACTCATCGCGCGCCCGACGGCGGAGCCGGAGGCGCCTCCCGCAGGCACCGTGCTGCTCGGCCTCGCAGACGAACCGGAGCGACAGCGGCAGCCGGTGGCGTTCCTCGGCGGGTCCGACCGTGCACTGCTGGTAGTCGGCGGGCCGGCGTCCGGAGTGTCGAACGTGCTGGATCTCATCGCGGCGCAGTTGCGGGGGACGGCGCAACGCCTTCCGGCTCACCCCGAGGCACTGTGGGACGCCGTGGCCGCGCTCCACGAGGAGCTGCCGCGCCCCGGATCGGCCGTGCTCGTCGACGACCTCGACACGATCCCGCTGCGTCTGCCACCCGAGTACGCGCACGTCGTCATGGAGCGGATCGAGGGCCTCGTGCGCCGTGCCGGCGCCGCAGGGATGCTCGTGGTCGCGGGTGCACACCGGCTGAGCGGGCCGGTGTCACGCGTCGCCGAGCTCTTCCCGCGACGGCTCGTGCTGCCCTACCCCACGCGCGTCGACCACGCGTCTGCCGGGGCAGACCCTTCGACGTTCGACGCCGCTGCGCCCGCCGGGCGCGGCCGACTCGACGGGCGGACGCTCCAGCTCGCGATCGCGCCCCTCGCGCCCCGTGAACCGACCGTCCCCGACCCCGAATGGATGCCGCTCGCTCCGCTCACCGGCGTCGTGGCCCGCAGGTCGCCGGCGGGCCGGCGTGCGCTCGCCGCCTGGGAGGCGCACGGAGATCGGGTGCTCGCAGTGGACGACTACGTCGCGGATCCCGGTGCCGCTGCGACCGCGCGCCTGGTCGTGGTGGGGGAGCCAGACGACTGGCAGCGGCACTGGCGCCTGCTCGCCGATGTGCGGGGCGACCACGACCTCGTGATCGACACGTCGTGTGCGTCGGAGCTCCGTGTCCTCGCGGGATTCCGCGGGGTGCCGCCCTACTGCGAACCGGGTGCCGCGCGCGCGTGGCTCATCTCCGCCGGAGCCGACCCCGTCCGCATTGTCCTCCCATCATGA